One genomic region from Prunus persica cultivar Lovell chromosome G3, Prunus_persica_NCBIv2, whole genome shotgun sequence encodes:
- the LOC109947960 gene encoding U-box domain-containing protein 52-like produces MARINRGHGEKREESVAVAIDKDKGSENAIKWAVDHLLTRGQPLTLLHVKHTSSSEGADSQGGGAQAQSLFLSYRSFCSKKNIKCNEVVLEDTDIPKAIINYVVTNSVEILVLGTPTKSGLFRFKLTDVPSTVSKGAPDFCSVYVIGRGKVSYMRCATTTTPQKSAPRNQIQHQPTPVSETKPSGIYIYTSSERTQYYSARSPPDADTQIKSPFTRGRASMDKSYELSSDTDISFVSSGRASIDHISPSFYDFGAEVAMPSRHSIGSEMESRSSTSSYSRNRLFDMGSPQHEISSCSIESGKSSSSSQNMDDVEAEMRRLKLELKQTMEMYSMACKEALTAKHKERELNRWKLEDEQRLEEARHAEEAALALVEREKAKCKAAIEAAEVSHRIAELEAQKRRAAEMKAFKESEEKKKALQSRAYDPRYRKYTIEEIETATNDFSQARKIGEGGYGPVYRGELDHTPVAIKVLRPDAAQGKSQFNQEVEVLSCIRHPNMVLLLGACPEYGCLVYEYMANGSLDDCLFRRGNTPVIPWQLRFRIAAEIATGLLFLHQAKPEPLVHRDLKPGNILLDHNYVSKISDVGLARLVPPSVADTVTQYHMTSTAGTFCYIDPEYQQTGMLGTKSDIYSLGVMLLQLITAKPPMGLTHHVERAIEMGTFAEMLDPAVPDWPVEEALKFAKLCLQCAEMRRKDRPDLAKVVLSELNRLRALADESLNCVMNGAGGAFSPRQRSNTSIQDVMSGPQSGYDSQRSRSSTSSWK; encoded by the exons atgGCAAGGATTAACAGAGGGCatggagagaagagagaagagtcCGTGGCAGTGGCCATAGACAAGGACAAAGGAAGTGAAAATGCCATCAAATGGGCTGTTGATCATCTTCTCACAAGAGGCCAACCTCTCACGTTGCTGCATGTTAAGCACACATCCTCTTCTGAAGGAGCCGACAGCCAAGGTGGTGGTGCTCAAGCCCAAAGCCTGTTTCTTTCGTACCGTTCCTTTTGCTCCAAAAAGAAT ATAAAATGCAATGAAGTCGTACTCGAGGATACTGATATTCCAAAAGCAATCATCAATTACGTTGTCACTAACTCAGTTGAGATTTTGGTTCTTGGTACACCAACAAAAAGTGGCCTTTTcag ATTCAAACTCACAGACGTTCCAAGCACAGTGTCAAAGGGGGCACCAGATTTTTGCTCTGTTTACGTGATTGGCAGGGGAAAGGTCTCGTACATGCGATGTGCTACCACAACAACACCACAAAAATCTGCCCCACGTAATCAGATACAACACCAACCCACCCCTGTTTCTGAAACCAAACCatcaggtatatatatatacacat CATCGGAGAGGACACAGTACTATTCAGCTCGTAGCCCGCCAGATGCTGACACTCAAATCAA GTCACCATTCACAAGAGGAAGAGCTTCAATGGACAAATCGTACGAGCTCTCGTCTGATACTGATATATCATTTGTGAGTAGTGGAAGGGCAAGCATCGATCACATTTCTCCTTCTTTCTATGATTTTGGTGCGGAAGTAGCGATGCCCTCTCGGCATTCAATTGGGTCAGAAATGGAGAGCAGAAGCTCCACATCATCATACTCAAGAAACAGGCTTTTTGATATGGGGTCTCCACAACACGAAATCTCATCGTGCTCGATCGAAAGTGGAAAatcatcgtcatcatcacAGAACATG GATGATGTGGAAGCTGAGATGAGGAGGCTCAAGCTAGAGCTCAAGCAAACAATGGAGATGTACAGTATGGCCTGCAAGGAAGCACTGACAGCAAAACACAAG GAAAGGGAACTTAACCGGTGGAAATTGGAAGATGAACAAAGGTTAGAAGAGGCAAGACATGCTGAGGAAGCTGCATTGGCGCTTGTAGAGAGGGAGAAAGCCAAATGTAAGGCAGCCATCGAGGCAGCCGAAGTATCTCATAGGATTGCTGAATTGGAAGCACAAAAACGGAGGGCTGCAGAAATGAAAGCCTTTAAAGAATccgaagagaagaagaaggcacTCCAATCGAGGGCATACGATCCCAGGTACAGGAAATACACAATTGAGGAGATTGAGACCGCAACGAATGATTTCTCGCAAGCTCGCAAGATCGGGGAAGGAGGCTATGGACCAGTTTACAGAGGTGAACTGGACCACACGCCAGTGGCAATAAAAGTTCTACGTCCGGATGCAGCTCAAGGAAAGTCGCAGTTCAACCAGGAG GTTGAAGTATTGAGCTGCATACGGCATCCAAACATGGTTCTCCTCCTTGGAGCTTGCCCAGAGTATGGTTGCTTGGTCTATGAGTACATGGCTAATGGGAGCTTGGACGATTGTCTGTTCCGGCGAGGTAATACCCCAGTTATTCCTTGGCAGCTAAGGTTCCGAATTGCTGCAGAAATTGCGACAGggcttttgtttcttcatcAAGCCAAGCCAGAACCCCTTGTACACCGTGACCTAAAACCCGGCAACATCTTGCTAGACCATAACTATGTGAGCAAGATCAGTGATGTAGGTTTGGCTAGGCTTGTGCCTCCATCAGTAGCCGACACTGTCACTCAGTATCACATGACATCAACCGCCGGAACATTTTGCTACATCGACCCAGAGTATCAGCAAACCGGTATGCTTGGAACAAAATCTGATATTTACTCACTTGGGGTCATGCTTCTACAACTAATAACAGCCAAGCCACCAATGGGGTTGACGCATCATGTCGAACGGGCTATTGAGATGGGGACTTTCGCTGAGATGCTTGACCCTGCAGTTCCTGATTGGCCTGTTGAGGAAGCCTTGAAGTTTGCCAAGCTGTGTTTACAGTGCGCTGAAATGAGGCGAAAAGACAGACCGGATCTTGCCAAGGTTGTGCTATCTGAACTTAACAGATTGAGAGCACTTGCAGACGAGAGCTTGAATTGTGTCATGAATGGTGCTGGTGGAGCATTCTCCCCGAGACAACGCTCGAATACCTCAATACAA gATGTCATGAGTGGACCACAATCTGGATATGATAGCCAAAGGAGCCGTTCAAGCACATCATCCTGGAAATAA
- the LOC18781568 gene encoding probable protein phosphatase 2C 60, with translation MGIYLSAPKTDKVSEDGENDKLRYGSSSMQGWRSTMEDAHAAIPDFDGSTSFFAVYDGHGGKAVANFCAKYLHQQVLKDEAYLAGDLGTSLQKAFLRMDEMMRGQRGWRELAVLGDKIDKVSGLIEGFIFSPKSVEAKSGAFNDHTDQWSSEEGPHSDFDGPNSGSTACVAIIRNNQLVVANAGDSRCVISRKGQAYNLSKDHKPDIENEKERILKAGGFIQVGRVNGSLNLARAIGDAEFKQNKHLPVERQIVTANPDVTSVEICDDDEFLVIACDGIWDCMSSQQLVDYVREQLKHESKLSVICERVFERCLAPSSGGEGCDNMTMILVQLKKPVTSAASVEDKPLSSNPSSEKDKSSAKAK, from the exons ATGGGAATATATCTCAGTGCTCCCAAAACTGATAAGGTCTCAGAAGATGGTGAGAATGACAAACTTCGATACGGGTCATCCTCCATGCAAGGGTGGCGTTCGACCATGGAAGATGCT CATGCAGCTATTCCAGATTTTGACGGTTCAACATCTTTCTTTGCTGTTTATGATGGTCATGGAG GTAAAGCAGTGGCAAATTTCTGCGCCAAGTATCTCCACCAACAGGTGCTCAAGGATGAAGCATATCTAGCTGGCGATTTAGGCACTTCTCTACAGAAAGCTTTTCTCAG GATGGATGAGATGATGCGTGGACAAAGAGGCTGGAGAGAATTAGCCGTACTGGGAGATAAGATAGACAAAGTTTCTGGTCTTATAGAAGGATTCATTTTTTCTCCCAAGAGTGTTGAAGCTAAAAGTGGTGCATTTAATGACCATACTGATCAATGGTCTTCTGAAGAG GGGCCTCACTCTGATTTTGATGGACCGAATTCTGGAAGCACAGCTTGTGTTGCTATCATCCGAAACAATCAACTTGTTGTTGCCAATGCTGGTGATTCTCGTTGTGTTATATCCAGGAAGGGTCAG GCATATAATCTGTCAAAAGATCATAAGCCTGACATTgagaatgaaaaagaaagaattctGAAGGCTGGTGGATTCATCCAAGTTGGAAGGGTCAATGGAAGTTTGAACTTGGCCAGAGCTATTG GGGATGCAGAATTCAAGCAGAACAAACATTTGCCTGTTGAAAGGCAGATCGTAACTGCCAATCCAGACGTAACTAGT GTTGAGAtttgtgatgatgatgagtttCTCGTCATAGCTTGTGATGGGATATG GGACTGCATGTCAAGCCAACAACTTGTGGACTACGTTCGGGAACAATTAAAACAT GAAAGTAAACTCTCGGTGATTTGTGAGAGAGTGTTTGAAAGGTGCTTGGCACCATCATCTGGTGGAGAGGGGTGTGACAACATGACAATGATCTTGGTTCAGCTTAAGAAACCTGTTACTTCAGCTGCTTCTGTCGAGGACAAGCCTCTCTCGTCGAATCCATCATCTGAGAAGGATAAAAGCTCAGCAAAAGCTAAATAG